A stretch of the Cellulomonas sp. WB94 genome encodes the following:
- a CDS encoding ROK family transcriptional regulator — protein MDTATGADGGPARQPGSQTALRSLNVQRVVGMLTTAGASTQAELARHTGLSTATVSSIVRAMVGRGIVTTSPTTSSGRRAVLVRLEDRGIVPVGIDLGRTHVRVCLATLGYEVIAERSVALPHERRPHEGIDMATGLLADLLAESSVPRSAVVGVGVGIPGPIDNRTGHVLEGPLWPEWDDLDPQLALEERLGVPVFLDNDANLGALAEVTWGPHSSVDNLVFLKLGSGIGCGLIVGGQPYHGHVGIAGEIGHSPISDTGPLCRCGNRGCLEMAASTSTMIDLLDRGQVPRLTTDDIVRQALAGDTATLRVIEDAGVATGRALASVVNLINPEVVVVGGPLAVLGEILLEPIRRGLLRYAIAVAGQTTRLAVSSLGDRAEALGAAALVLRHPVLG, from the coding sequence GTGGACACCGCGACCGGAGCCGATGGCGGGCCGGCGCGTCAGCCCGGTTCCCAGACGGCGCTGCGCTCGCTGAACGTGCAGCGCGTCGTCGGCATGCTCACCACCGCGGGGGCCTCCACGCAGGCCGAGCTCGCGCGGCACACGGGCCTGTCGACCGCGACCGTGTCGAGCATCGTGCGCGCGATGGTGGGCCGCGGCATCGTCACGACGTCCCCCACCACGAGCTCGGGGCGACGCGCGGTGCTCGTGCGGCTCGAGGACCGCGGCATCGTCCCGGTCGGGATCGACCTCGGCCGGACGCACGTCCGGGTGTGCCTGGCGACCCTGGGGTACGAGGTGATCGCCGAGCGCTCGGTCGCCCTGCCGCACGAGCGCCGGCCGCACGAGGGGATCGACATGGCGACCGGGCTCCTCGCCGACCTCCTCGCCGAGAGCTCGGTGCCACGCAGCGCGGTGGTGGGGGTCGGCGTCGGGATCCCCGGGCCGATCGACAACCGCACGGGTCACGTCCTCGAAGGTCCGCTGTGGCCGGAGTGGGACGACCTGGATCCTCAGCTTGCCCTGGAGGAGCGCCTCGGCGTCCCGGTCTTCCTCGACAACGACGCCAACCTCGGTGCGCTCGCCGAGGTCACCTGGGGTCCGCACTCGTCGGTCGACAACCTGGTCTTCCTCAAGCTGGGGAGCGGTATCGGCTGCGGGCTGATCGTGGGCGGGCAGCCGTACCACGGGCATGTCGGGATCGCAGGCGAGATCGGCCACTCACCGATCTCGGACACCGGCCCGCTGTGCCGGTGCGGCAACCGCGGCTGCCTCGAGATGGCGGCGTCCACGTCGACGATGATCGACCTGCTCGACCGCGGTCAGGTGCCCCGCCTGACCACCGACGACATCGTCCGCCAGGCGCTCGCGGGCGACACCGCGACGCTCCGGGTCATCGAGGACGCCGGTGTCGCGACGGGGCGGGCCCTCGCGAGCGTGGTGAACCTGATCAACCCCGAGGTCGTCGTCGTCGGCGGACCGCTCGCGGTGCTGGGCGAGATCCTGCTCGAACCGATCCGGCGAGGCCTGCTCCGGTACGCGATCGCCGTCGCGGGCCAGACGACGCGGCTGGCCGTGTCGTCGCTCGGCGACCGCGCCGAGGCGCTCGGTGCCGCCGCCCTGGTGCTGCGTCACCCCGTCCTCGGCTGA